A genomic window from Brassica oleracea var. oleracea cultivar TO1000 chromosome C8, BOL, whole genome shotgun sequence includes:
- the LOC106310812 gene encoding monothiol glutaredoxin-S4-like, with protein MEKLQKMISGKSVVIFSNNSCCMSHTIKTLFLDFGVNPTIYELDEISRGKEIEKVLAQLGCSPTVPVVFIGGQLVGGANQVMSLHLNRSLVPMLKRVGALI; from the coding sequence ATGGAGAAGCTACAGAAGATGATTTCCGGAAAGTCGGTAGTTATCTTTAGCAATAACTCTTGCTGCATGTCTCACACAATCAAGACTCTCTTCTTAGACTTCGGCGTCAACCCGACGATCTATGAGCTAGACGAGATCAGCAGAGGAAAAGAGATTGAGAAGGTATTGGCTCAGCTCGGCTGCAGCCCAACCGTTCCGGTGGTGTTCATAGGAGGGCAGCTCGTTGGTGGAGCCAATCAAGTTATGAGTCTTCATCTCAATCGTTCTCTCGTTCCGATGCTTAAACGCGTTGGGGCTTTGATTTAA